A portion of the Bacteroides faecium genome contains these proteins:
- a CDS encoding RNA-binding domain-containing protein — MEYEKNTTYYLKVTGTLAIADNQYYLIEDNQLKLRVKMLQSQYGQPIPETIRCTLSTYDADGSPLFVQEKADITMDEPDNRQLKQGTNFLTYDQLIHNIRTEPPLESLTLDALKKRTVKNKMLTQMLVEYEKCVGTWILSYLAVLQSEMDEAVEVKNTELLCALVHYQQAIIEWMLEDSLYLTLYSPDATDAYRKECERKLAHGEALVNAAALVQGGEASAFLQKIFSKIRTSGYLLDKSKKIAQVIALFGIDTTLWDKDPGALAEFCRYLATSTADEDEYPLLSLIALIRKHIDNQEWNETRYDRNIYLLALYLLLCKGRKNMLFSVYKAMLYRYCCTAHPESARFFVDKAFNELVTEENTCKLEFTWNDVIRFKTEFFVTKLRVFTSETDSEEQQSAAQLALPNGHISLRDRVFSIYAGKSPNTLMDYQKNAEILSPFEGRIQVIAGKELKLKMTEKGNITVLKRCWEELTEISKKKVNVKQNKEAAIKTLPTVGTQVTIRLSAFNPRFPLMMFAEIDDPDYEGKGALLASEVCHYRINSFNNIFYEGDTFDATVVKVDSDGRLSFSIFQELSDMAMSTVQPDSRFYARLYRVQKKSCMWLSKEGYCLFTPATYPYPEVGETAILKVRNINKQRGYINAAVLEYLDTPIDTENALATLVREYIGYCRPDDDSVWDEKDWETTADEELTDTEKQLELPLLRELSRLLIASSALGTSVADRYNILGSALLIACFTNDEVCKEYVTARMSYEENIYSFATHPGQTHWVDNLKINDEDIVRFPSLAPLRESIQILKQFYSHTFDPHLAVGIATTKDKNKEHIIRLVLANSLLHQTLEPDELLFIRNELLRRIGAAEFVVTARIEKKDGEEEKIEVINLGRESGEVEFKTSIVYPVNRSLPDMKQQSEVILRAIAGFLNANGGTLYIGVADNGNVTGLVNDYSYMVCNSDAYERFIRQRIISTMGKDINGIIHIDFPKYGGREICHVTIPCYGKLVELNGAVWQRQGNSTVLLDGNALLKQQQRKKDALKNELKALELERIKTSESDVKNEELVNQSLLDTGTIQTSVAAAFAASLKKKKEKEQQPAKKINKIPTSSLRPVSQGIYIATYLTLLENGGYMLTDEIPHIDNAVLTLAINEAEVGGSLLLCYDNAYVNRVPLRILLQKKRSYTYKNGVNKDMRLIFATIENGEPYILCCTNKQGNDYFKLATIEKIKQNTDLTLKGTPLFSYDFGEVTRWEVIPETKADKLKKLVCDKLQYQGVAIHAETITTERKVLETLGIRYP; from the coding sequence ATGGAATACGAAAAGAATACTACATATTATTTAAAGGTAACCGGTACATTAGCCATTGCCGACAATCAATATTATCTGATAGAAGATAACCAGTTGAAATTACGTGTAAAAATGCTGCAATCCCAGTACGGCCAGCCAATCCCCGAAACCATAAGATGTACATTATCCACATATGATGCCGACGGTTCACCACTTTTTGTACAAGAAAAAGCCGATATCACTATGGATGAACCGGATAACCGGCAATTAAAACAAGGAACTAATTTCCTTACTTATGACCAATTGATTCACAATATCCGGACAGAACCGCCTTTGGAATCCCTTACGTTGGACGCTCTTAAAAAAAGAACAGTCAAAAATAAGATGTTGACGCAAATGCTAGTGGAATACGAGAAGTGCGTCGGGACGTGGATACTTTCTTATCTTGCTGTGCTGCAATCGGAAATGGATGAAGCCGTTGAAGTAAAGAACACTGAACTGCTATGTGCTTTGGTACACTATCAGCAGGCAATTATAGAATGGATGCTGGAAGATTCCTTGTATCTTACGCTTTATTCACCGGATGCCACCGACGCATATCGTAAAGAATGCGAGCGGAAACTGGCGCATGGAGAAGCATTGGTGAATGCTGCCGCCCTTGTGCAAGGCGGCGAAGCCAGTGCCTTTCTTCAAAAGATTTTCTCCAAGATACGTACATCCGGCTATCTTTTGGACAAATCGAAAAAGATAGCGCAAGTAATAGCTTTATTCGGCATTGATACCACGTTATGGGATAAGGATCCCGGCGCATTAGCAGAATTTTGCCGGTATCTGGCTACCAGCACAGCAGATGAGGATGAATATCCGCTATTGTCCCTCATTGCACTGATACGCAAACATATAGACAACCAGGAATGGAATGAAACCCGTTATGACCGCAACATTTATCTCCTCGCCCTTTACCTGCTGCTTTGTAAAGGCAGGAAGAATATGCTGTTTTCAGTCTACAAAGCCATGCTTTACAGATACTGTTGTACAGCCCATCCCGAGTCAGCACGTTTTTTCGTAGACAAAGCATTCAACGAACTGGTCACGGAAGAAAACACTTGCAAGCTAGAATTTACCTGGAATGATGTAATACGGTTCAAGACTGAGTTTTTTGTCACCAAATTGCGCGTTTTCACCAGTGAAACAGACAGTGAAGAGCAACAATCGGCTGCGCAACTAGCGTTGCCGAACGGACATATTTCGCTTCGTGACAGAGTATTTTCCATATACGCAGGAAAGTCGCCCAACACATTGATGGATTATCAAAAAAATGCGGAAATCCTTTCGCCCTTTGAAGGACGCATACAAGTAATAGCCGGAAAAGAGCTAAAGCTCAAAATGACTGAAAAAGGAAACATCACAGTATTAAAGAGATGTTGGGAAGAACTGACGGAAATATCAAAAAAGAAAGTGAACGTGAAACAGAACAAGGAAGCAGCCATAAAGACTTTGCCTACTGTCGGTACACAGGTCACTATCCGGCTTTCCGCTTTCAACCCACGTTTCCCGTTAATGATGTTTGCCGAAATAGATGATCCTGACTATGAAGGCAAAGGCGCCTTGCTTGCCAGTGAAGTATGCCATTACCGCATCAACAGTTTCAACAACATATTTTATGAAGGTGATACATTCGACGCAACGGTTGTCAAGGTAGATAGTGACGGGAGACTATCGTTCAGCATTTTCCAGGAATTGTCCGACATGGCAATGTCTACAGTACAGCCGGACAGCAGATTTTATGCCAGGTTGTACAGGGTACAAAAGAAATCTTGCATGTGGCTGAGTAAGGAAGGATATTGTTTGTTTACACCAGCCACATACCCTTATCCGGAAGTGGGCGAAACAGCCATATTGAAAGTAAGGAACATCAACAAGCAGAGAGGATATATCAATGCCGCCGTCTTAGAATACCTCGATACACCGATTGACACAGAGAATGCACTGGCAACATTAGTCAGAGAATATATCGGCTATTGCCGGCCCGACGACGATTCGGTCTGGGATGAAAAGGATTGGGAAACAACTGCTGATGAAGAGTTGACTGATACCGAAAAGCAATTGGAATTGCCACTGTTGCGCGAACTGTCCAGGTTACTCATCGCGTCGTCTGCCCTCGGAACTTCAGTGGCCGATCGGTACAACATTCTCGGAAGTGCCCTTCTGATAGCTTGTTTTACCAATGATGAAGTTTGTAAAGAGTATGTCACAGCCCGGATGAGCTATGAAGAAAACATCTATAGTTTTGCTACACATCCCGGACAAACGCACTGGGTTGACAACCTAAAAATAAATGACGAGGATATTGTACGTTTTCCGTCATTGGCTCCTCTGAGAGAGAGTATACAGATTCTCAAACAGTTTTACAGCCATACATTTGACCCTCATCTGGCAGTGGGCATCGCAACTACAAAAGATAAAAATAAAGAACATATCATTCGTCTGGTACTTGCCAACAGTTTGCTGCATCAGACCTTAGAACCGGATGAATTGTTATTTATCCGTAATGAATTACTTAGACGTATCGGGGCGGCCGAGTTTGTAGTGACAGCCCGGATAGAGAAAAAAGACGGAGAGGAAGAGAAAATAGAAGTCATAAATCTGGGTCGTGAAAGCGGAGAAGTGGAATTCAAGACTTCAATCGTGTATCCGGTAAACCGCTCTCTTCCCGACATGAAGCAACAGTCTGAAGTTATTTTACGCGCGATAGCAGGATTTCTGAACGCAAATGGCGGCACACTCTATATCGGAGTAGCTGATAACGGTAATGTGACCGGACTGGTGAATGATTATTCTTATATGGTATGCAATTCGGACGCTTACGAGCGGTTTATACGGCAACGTATCATTTCGACAATGGGAAAAGATATCAACGGCATTATTCACATTGATTTTCCAAAGTATGGCGGACGGGAAATTTGCCATGTGACAATTCCGTGTTATGGAAAGTTGGTAGAACTGAACGGGGCGGTGTGGCAACGCCAGGGAAACTCAACGGTATTGCTGGATGGAAATGCGTTGCTGAAGCAGCAGCAGCGAAAAAAGGACGCACTGAAAAATGAACTGAAGGCATTGGAATTAGAGAGAATTAAAACCAGTGAGAGTGATGTGAAGAATGAAGAACTGGTGAACCAGAGCCTGCTAGATACCGGCACAATCCAAACGAGTGTTGCCGCAGCCTTTGCCGCCAGCCTGAAAAAGAAAAAGGAGAAAGAGCAACAACCGGCAAAAAAGATAAACAAGATACCGACTTCATCTCTGCGTCCCGTTTCACAAGGAATCTACATCGCCACCTATCTGACCCTGTTGGAAAACGGGGGATATATGCTGACAGACGAAATTCCGCATATTGACAATGCCGTCCTTACATTGGCTATCAATGAGGCCGAAGTGGGTGGCAGCCTGTTGTTGTGTTATGATAATGCATACGTGAATCGCGTACCATTAAGGATATTGTTGCAAAAGAAAAGAAGCTATACCTATAAAAATGGCGTAAACAAGGATATGCGTCTGATATTTGCGACTATCGAAAATGGGGAACCGTATATCTTATGTTGCACCAACAAGCAGGGAAATGACTATTTCAAACTGGCCACAATAGAGAAAATCAAGCAAAATACAGACTTGACATTAAAAGGAACTCCGCTCTTTTCGTATGACTTCGGAGAAGTAACACGATGGGAAGTGATACCGGAAACGAAAGCGGACAAACTTAAGAAACTGGTATGTGACAAATTGCAATATCAGGGGGTGGCAATCCATGCGGAAACGATTACTACTGAACGGAAAGTCTTAGAAACACTGGGAATAAGGTATCCATAG
- a CDS encoding sensor histidine kinase — MANNSLLIYWISEPHWSFNYLLIIILLLIVCILLFRIQKLRKAIEKTNHSYRFSFDILDNLPFPIIVKDITNDFRYYYWNKESSIESGISSEEAIGRTDYEIYGEERGEKYRNIDKELVKEGKIYRGEEKYITPDGIVHDTIAVKSIISWEGEKKWLLAIRWDITQLKNYERELETAKEQLEKALRKQKLALKSIDFGLIYIDKNYRVQWEETTHIANMVKGRRYIPGKICYQTSALRDEPCGQCAFKKAIEQGKIIRHTIRVDQVDFEVTATPVFNDKNETEIIGGLLRFENITEKLKMDRMLQEAKEKAEESNRLKSAFLANMSHEIRTPLNAIVGFSEMICQSQEEEEKQEFMKIISSNNILLLQLIDDILDLSKIEAGTMEFTLGPTDINELMDGICRQMQEKNTSPDVQIMFAEKAEQCILNTDRVRLSQVIINFTNNAMKFTPKGTIQMGYRIEEEKGDIYFYVKDTGIGIPADKTDKVFERFVKLNSFIKGTGLGLAICRIIVERLGGVIGVDSKEGEGSCFWFRIPIREIIVK, encoded by the coding sequence ATGGCAAACAATAGTTTATTGATTTACTGGATTAGCGAGCCCCATTGGAGTTTCAATTATTTACTAATAATAATATTACTTCTTATTGTTTGCATCCTATTATTCCGAATTCAGAAGCTACGCAAAGCAATAGAAAAAACAAATCATTCTTATCGCTTCTCATTCGATATTCTCGATAATCTCCCCTTTCCCATCATCGTAAAAGACATTACAAATGATTTTCGATACTACTATTGGAATAAAGAGTCGAGTATCGAATCCGGAATCAGCAGTGAAGAGGCTATAGGACGTACTGATTATGAAATATACGGAGAAGAGCGGGGAGAAAAATACCGCAATATCGACAAAGAGCTCGTAAAAGAAGGTAAAATTTATCGCGGAGAAGAGAAATATATCACTCCGGATGGAATAGTACACGACACGATTGCCGTGAAATCAATCATCTCATGGGAAGGAGAAAAAAAATGGTTGTTGGCAATCCGATGGGACATTACCCAACTCAAGAATTACGAAAGAGAATTGGAAACTGCCAAAGAGCAGTTGGAGAAAGCATTGAGAAAACAGAAGTTAGCTCTGAAAAGTATAGATTTCGGGCTTATCTATATTGATAAAAATTACCGTGTACAATGGGAAGAAACAACCCATATCGCCAATATGGTAAAAGGAAGACGGTATATTCCGGGCAAAATATGCTATCAAACCAGCGCACTCCGGGATGAGCCATGCGGACAATGTGCTTTTAAGAAAGCCATTGAGCAGGGGAAGATTATCCGACATACAATCAGAGTTGACCAAGTAGACTTTGAGGTAACGGCGACTCCTGTGTTCAATGACAAAAACGAGACTGAAATCATAGGCGGATTACTTCGTTTCGAAAATATCACTGAGAAATTAAAAATGGACAGGATGCTGCAAGAAGCAAAGGAAAAAGCGGAAGAGTCCAACCGGTTAAAATCAGCTTTCCTTGCCAATATGAGCCACGAAATTCGTACTCCGTTAAACGCTATCGTCGGATTCTCCGAAATGATTTGCCAATCACAGGAAGAAGAAGAAAAACAGGAATTTATGAAAATTATCTCCAGCAACAATATATTATTATTGCAGTTGATAGATGACATCCTCGACTTGTCGAAAATTGAAGCAGGTACTATGGAGTTTACATTAGGGCCGACAGATATTAATGAATTGATGGACGGCATCTGCCGGCAAATGCAAGAAAAGAATACCTCGCCGGACGTACAAATCATGTTTGCGGAAAAGGCAGAGCAGTGCATTCTCAACACCGACCGCGTTCGCCTGTCGCAGGTTATCATAAACTTCACCAACAATGCCATGAAGTTTACTCCGAAAGGTACTATCCAAATGGGATACCGGATTGAAGAGGAAAAAGGTGATATCTATTTTTATGTAAAAGATACAGGAATCGGAATTCCTGCTGATAAGACAGACAAGGTATTTGAACGCTTTGTCAAATTGAACTCTTTCATAAAAGGAACGGGACTCGGATTGGCTATCTGCCGTATTATTGTAGAACGATTGGGCGGAGTGATCGGAGTCGATTCCAAAGAAGGGGAAGGTTCTTGTTTTTGGTTCAGAATTCCGATACGGGAGATTATTGTGAAATAA
- a CDS encoding iron-containing alcohol dehydrogenase — translation MENFIFQNPVKLIVGRGMIARLAKEIPSDKRIMITFGGGSVKKNGVYDQVKEALKNHFTVEFWGIEPNPAVETLRKAIALGKEEKVDYLLAVGGGSVIDGTKLISAGILYDGDAWDLVLAGRRVTHTVPLATVLTLPATGSEMNNGAVISRHETKEKYPFNANYPLFSILDPEVTFTLPPHQVACGLSDTFVHVMEQYMTTPGQSRVMDRWAEGILQTLVEIAPKIRENQHDYQLMADFMLSATMALNGFIAMGVSEDWATHMIGHEITALHGLTHGHTLAIVLPATLQVLREAKGDKLVQYGERVWGITSGTREERIDKAICCTEDFFRSLGLTTRLHEENIGQETILEIERRFNERGVKYGENGTVTGTVAREILETAL, via the coding sequence ATGGAAAATTTTATTTTTCAGAATCCCGTGAAACTGATAGTGGGTCGCGGGATGATTGCCCGGTTGGCTAAAGAGATTCCGTCCGACAAACGTATTATGATTACTTTTGGCGGCGGAAGCGTGAAGAAAAATGGTGTGTACGACCAGGTAAAGGAAGCATTGAAGAATCATTTTACCGTAGAGTTCTGGGGGATTGAACCCAATCCTGCCGTTGAAACTCTCCGTAAAGCGATTGCTTTGGGAAAAGAAGAGAAAGTGGATTACTTACTGGCCGTTGGCGGCGGTTCTGTGATTGACGGCACGAAACTGATTTCAGCAGGTATCCTGTACGACGGTGATGCCTGGGACTTGGTGCTTGCCGGACGCCGTGTCACTCATACTGTGCCGCTGGCTACTGTTTTGACTCTTCCCGCCACTGGTTCGGAGATGAATAACGGAGCAGTTATCTCCCGTCATGAAACAAAGGAGAAATATCCTTTTAACGCTAATTATCCGCTATTTTCGATTCTTGACCCGGAAGTAACTTTTACGTTGCCACCCCATCAGGTAGCATGCGGACTGTCAGACACCTTTGTTCATGTGATGGAGCAATACATGACTACTCCCGGACAGAGCCGTGTCATGGATCGCTGGGCGGAAGGCATTCTTCAAACATTAGTAGAAATAGCACCGAAAATCCGTGAGAACCAGCATGATTATCAACTGATGGCAGACTTTATGCTTTCGGCTACCATGGCATTGAACGGTTTTATTGCCATGGGAGTATCTGAGGATTGGGCGACTCATATGATTGGTCATGAAATCACCGCATTGCACGGACTGACACATGGTCATACACTGGCAATCGTTCTTCCTGCTACCCTGCAAGTGCTTCGTGAAGCAAAGGGAGATAAACTGGTACAATACGGTGAAAGAGTATGGGGAATTACTTCCGGCACGAGAGAAGAACGGATTGATAAAGCGATTTGTTGTACGGAAGACTTTTTCCGTTCACTGGGACTGACTACCCGCCTGCATGAAGAAAACATAGGGCAGGAGACTATCCTGGAAATTGAACGCCGTTTCAATGAACGCGGAGTTAAATATGGTGAGAACGGAACTGTGACGGGAACTGTTGCCCGTGAGATATTGGAGACTGCTCTTTGA
- the trpB gene encoding tryptophan synthase subunit beta, whose translation MKSFLVDQDGYYGEFGGAYVPEILHKCVEELKNKYLEVIESEDFKREFDQLLRDYVGRPSPLYLAKRLSEKYGCKLYLKREDLNHTGAHKINNTIGQILLARRMGKKRIIAETGAGQHGVATATVCALMDMECIVYMGKTDVERQHINVEKMKMLGATVIPVTSGNMTLKDATNEAIRDWCCHPADTYYIIGSTVGPHPYPDMVARLQSVISEEIKKQLQEKEGRDFPDYLIACVGGGSNAAGTIYHYINDERVGIILAEAGGKGIETGMTAATIQLGKMGIIHGARTYVIQDEDGQIEEPYSISAGLDYPGIGPIHANLAAQRRANVLAINDDEAIEAAYELTKLEGIIPALESAHALGALKKLKFKPEDVVVLTVSGRGDKDIETYLSFNEEQ comes from the coding sequence ATGAAAAGTTTTTTAGTTGACCAGGATGGCTATTACGGAGAATTCGGTGGAGCGTATGTACCGGAGATTCTCCACAAATGTGTAGAGGAACTGAAGAATAAGTACCTCGAAGTAATTGAAAGTGAAGACTTCAAGAGAGAATTTGACCAATTGCTGCGTGACTACGTAGGACGCCCTTCCCCACTCTATCTGGCGAAACGCCTTTCGGAAAAGTATGGTTGCAAACTGTATCTGAAACGGGAAGACCTGAACCATACGGGCGCCCACAAAATCAACAACACTATCGGGCAAATCCTGTTGGCACGCCGCATGGGAAAGAAACGTATCATCGCCGAAACAGGTGCCGGACAACACGGAGTGGCAACCGCTACCGTATGTGCACTGATGGATATGGAATGCATCGTTTATATGGGAAAGACGGACGTAGAACGCCAACATATCAACGTAGAGAAAATGAAAATGCTGGGAGCCACTGTCATCCCTGTCACTTCGGGAAACATGACTCTGAAAGATGCCACTAACGAAGCGATTCGTGACTGGTGCTGTCATCCTGCCGACACTTATTATATCATCGGTTCTACCGTAGGGCCTCACCCTTACCCCGATATGGTGGCACGTCTGCAATCCGTCATCAGCGAAGAAATCAAGAAACAACTTCAGGAAAAAGAAGGACGCGATTTTCCCGACTATCTGATAGCCTGTGTAGGCGGTGGAAGCAATGCTGCCGGAACTATCTATCACTATATCAATGACGAACGGGTAGGCATCATCCTGGCGGAAGCCGGGGGTAAGGGGATAGAGACAGGAATGACTGCCGCCACCATCCAACTAGGAAAAATGGGAATCATCCACGGAGCACGTACATACGTCATCCAAGACGAAGACGGACAGATTGAAGAGCCATATTCCATTTCTGCCGGACTGGATTATCCGGGAATCGGGCCGATACATGCCAACCTTGCCGCACAAAGACGCGCCAACGTGTTGGCCATCAACGATGACGAAGCCATAGAAGCTGCCTACGAACTGACGAAGCTGGAAGGAATTATCCCCGCACTGGAATCGGCACACGCACTAGGCGCTTTGAAGAAACTGAAGTTTAAACCGGAAGATGTGGTTGTACTCACGGTTTCGGGACGAGGTGACAAAGACATCGAGACTTATTTATCTTTCAACGAAGAGCAATAG
- a CDS encoding SLC13 family permease, whose product MLITIIILVLSAIFFVNGKIRSDIVALCALVALLIFQILTPDEALSGFSNSVVIMMIGLFVVGGAIFQTGLAKMISSRILKLAGTSETRLFLLVMLVTSAIGAFVSNTGTVALMLPIVVSLAMSAGMNPSRLLMPLAFASSMGGMMTLIGTPPNLVIQNTLTSAGLEPLSFFSFLPVGLVCVAVGTLVLMPLSKWFLSKKGKKSDNSRSGKSLKQLVNEYGLSSNLFRLQVIGDSRLLGKTIIDLDIRRKYGLNIIEVRRGDASQHRFLKTITQKFAAPDTVLQAEDILYMTGDFEKVQLFAEDYLLEILGDHATEETKNSANSLEFYDIGIAEIVLMPASNLINQTIKETGFRDLYNVNVLGIRRKKEYILQDLGNERIHSGDVLLVQGTWNNIARLSKEDSDWVVLGQPLAEAAKVTLDYKAPVAASIMVLMVAMMVFDFIPVAPVTAVMIAGILMVLTGCFRNVEAAYKTINWESIVLIAAMLPMSLALEKTGASEYISNTLVSGLGSYGPLALMAGIYFTTSLMTMFISNTATAVLLAPIALQSAIQIGVSPLPFLFAVTVGASMCFASPFSTPPNALVMPAGQYTFMDYVKVGLPLQIIMGIVMIFVLPLLFPF is encoded by the coding sequence ATGTTAATAACCATTATTATTCTCGTTCTTTCGGCTATCTTTTTCGTGAACGGCAAGATTCGTTCGGATATTGTGGCACTTTGTGCGTTGGTAGCCTTACTTATTTTTCAGATATTAACCCCTGATGAAGCTCTTTCCGGTTTTTCCAATTCGGTAGTCATTATGATGATCGGATTGTTTGTGGTAGGCGGGGCTATTTTCCAGACAGGGCTGGCAAAAATGATAAGTTCCCGTATCCTTAAACTTGCGGGAACGAGTGAAACCCGTCTGTTTCTATTGGTCATGCTGGTGACTTCTGCCATTGGCGCATTTGTCAGTAATACCGGAACGGTGGCGCTGATGCTTCCTATTGTAGTCAGTTTAGCTATGAGCGCCGGAATGAATCCGAGCCGGCTGTTGATGCCGTTGGCTTTTGCAAGTAGTATGGGTGGTATGATGACCTTAATCGGTACTCCGCCGAACCTTGTGATACAAAACACACTGACTTCGGCAGGACTCGAACCGCTCTCTTTCTTTTCATTCTTGCCGGTAGGTCTTGTTTGTGTAGCTGTCGGTACGTTGGTGCTGATGCCGCTTAGCAAATGGTTTCTTTCTAAGAAAGGAAAGAAAAGCGACAATTCACGCTCAGGCAAATCGCTGAAGCAATTGGTAAATGAATACGGGCTTTCGAGCAATTTGTTCCGTTTGCAGGTGATAGGAGATTCCCGCCTTTTGGGAAAAACAATCATTGATTTGGATATCCGACGCAAATATGGGCTGAATATTATAGAAGTCCGTCGTGGGGATGCGTCGCAACATCGCTTTCTGAAAACGATTACACAGAAGTTTGCGGCGCCGGATACAGTACTCCAGGCAGAAGATATCCTATATATGACAGGCGATTTTGAAAAGGTTCAACTGTTTGCCGAAGACTACCTGCTGGAAATATTGGGCGACCATGCAACGGAGGAAACGAAGAACTCTGCTAATTCTCTTGAGTTTTATGATATCGGAATTGCGGAAATAGTCTTGATGCCGGCATCCAATCTGATAAATCAGACTATTAAAGAAACAGGGTTCCGTGATTTGTATAACGTAAATGTATTGGGTATTCGTCGTAAAAAAGAATATATATTGCAAGATTTGGGCAATGAGCGGATTCATAGCGGTGATGTTCTTTTAGTGCAGGGCACATGGAACAACATAGCCCGCCTTAGCAAAGAAGATTCCGATTGGGTTGTTTTAGGACAGCCTTTGGCAGAAGCGGCTAAAGTTACTTTAGACTATAAGGCTCCGGTAGCTGCCTCTATCATGGTGTTGATGGTGGCAATGATGGTATTCGACTTTATTCCTGTTGCTCCGGTCACTGCCGTTATGATAGCAGGTATATTGATGGTACTGACCGGATGCTTCCGTAATGTGGAAGCTGCTTATAAAACAATTAATTGGGAAAGTATCGTGCTGATTGCCGCCATGCTTCCCATGTCTTTGGCTTTGGAGAAAACAGGGGCTTCGGAGTATATATCCAATACGTTAGTCAGTGGTTTGGGGTCTTATGGTCCTCTAGCGTTAATGGCAGGTATCTATTTTACAACCTCATTGATGACTATGTTTATCAGTAACACCGCTACGGCAGTACTGCTTGCGCCGATAGCTTTGCAAAGTGCCATACAGATAGGTGTTAGTCCACTACCGTTCCTGTTTGCTGTGACAGTAGGAGCAAGTATGTGCTTTGCTTCTCCGTTCTCTACACCACCTAACGCGTTAGTGATGCCTGCCGGGCAATATACCTTTATGGATTATGTCAAAGTAGGATTGCCGTTACAGATTATTATGGGAATTGTGATGATTTTCGTTTTACCTTTACTTTTCCCTTTTTGA